The proteins below come from a single Ruegeria sp. SCSIO 43209 genomic window:
- the lpxA gene encoding acyl-ACP--UDP-N-acetylglucosamine O-acyltransferase, whose translation MSGIHPSAIIEDGAQIGQGCTIGPFCHIGPQVRLGDRVELKSHVVVTGDTSIGDDTVIFSFAVVGEIPQDKKFGGENTRLEIGERNRIREHVTINTGTDGGGGITRIGDDCLLMAGVHVAHDVQIGNRVILVNHAGAAGHCIIEDDVIVGGISGLHQFVRVGRGAIIGALTMVPNDVIPYGLVQAPRGELDGLNLVGLKRRGVTREDISALRAAFKELSEGDGTFMDRATRLGEDADNEYVRQIVEFVTGQTDRSFLTPRK comes from the coding sequence ATGAGCGGTATTCATCCCAGCGCCATTATCGAAGACGGTGCGCAGATCGGGCAGGGTTGTACGATTGGTCCATTCTGCCATATCGGTCCGCAGGTCCGTCTGGGCGATCGGGTCGAACTGAAATCCCATGTCGTAGTCACCGGCGATACGTCAATTGGTGATGACACAGTGATTTTCAGCTTTGCTGTTGTCGGGGAAATTCCGCAAGACAAGAAATTCGGTGGCGAGAACACGCGCCTTGAAATCGGTGAGCGCAACCGTATCCGCGAACACGTCACTATCAACACCGGCACGGATGGCGGCGGTGGTATCACCCGGATTGGCGATGACTGCTTACTGATGGCCGGTGTCCACGTGGCGCATGATGTACAAATCGGCAACCGGGTCATTCTGGTGAATCACGCTGGCGCGGCTGGTCACTGTATTATCGAGGATGACGTCATCGTTGGCGGAATTTCGGGCCTACATCAGTTCGTGCGCGTAGGTCGCGGTGCCATCATTGGCGCGCTTACGATGGTCCCGAATGATGTGATCCCATATGGGCTTGTTCAGGCGCCTCGGGGCGAGCTGGATGGCTTGAATCTGGTCGGTTTGAAACGGCGTGGTGTAACGCGTGAGGATATCTCGGCATTGCGCGCGGCCTTCAAGGAACTGTCAGAAGGAGACGGCACCTTCATGGATCGCGCCACCCGGCTGGGCGAGGATGCAGACAACGAATATGTGCGCCAGATCGTCGAATTTGTGACGGGGCAAACAGACCGTTCGTTCCTGACCCCGAGGAAGT